CCTTCTCGTACCGCTTCAGCATAGCGTCGTAGTCGAAGTAGTAACCGCGGTCGGTTACGGTGCGGCACTTGTCCAGCGCACGCTGGGACACGATAGAGATGGCGAGGCCGGGCGGCAGCGCGACCGCCTTCTGGCTCGAAGCGACGACGATGTCGAGGCCGAGCGCATCGATGTCGAACCAGTCGCCCATCAGTCCGGAGACCGCGTCGACCAGGATAAGCACGTCCGGGTACTTGGTCCGGACCAGCTTGGCGATATCCTCAATCGGATTGCGCACGCCGGTCGATGTCTCGTTCTCGGTGATGGTGATGGCCTGATAGCCGCCCTTGGCCAGCTCGGCATCCACCATCTCCGGCTTGATAGCCTTGCCCCATTCGACGGCGATGGAGCCGGCCTGCTTGCCGCAGGCCTTGGAGATCTTGAACCAGCGGTCCGAGAACGCGCCGTTGACCGTGTGCAGGATCTTGCCCGTCACGACGTTGCGCAGCGCGCCTTCCATGCAGCCGGTGCCGGAAGACGTGAACCAGAACACGTAGTTCTTCGTGTTCAGTATCTGCTTCGACTTGTCGACGCAGCGCTTGTTCAGCTCGCCGAAATCCTTGGAACGGTGGGGAATCATCCACTGTCCCTGTGCCTTCAGAACTTCCTCCCTGACCTCGGTCGGGCCGGGGACGAACAGCTTCTTGTGTGCCAAACTACCTCCTTAGTTCGGAATCGGATAGTTCAGAATCCAGAACGCAGAGTCCAGAATCCAGAGTTTCGGAACATTCTGAATTCTGGTTTCTGGTTTCTGAATTCTGGTCTATCCGGTCCCTCATTTGCCTATAACCTGTACCTGGACCCGCCTCTGCCGCGGGCCGTCGAATTCGCAGAAAAAGACTCCCTGCCACCGGCCGAGCGCCAGTCGCCCTTCCTCGACCGGTATCGCCTGGCAGGAGCCGACCATTGCCGCCTTGATATGCGCGTCGGAATTCCCTTCGGAATGGGCGTAGCCGGCGCGATGGGGGACAAGCTTCGATAGAGCTTCGGTGATGTCGCTGGCTACGTCCGAGTCGTAGCTCTCGTTCACCGTCACGCCTGCGGTCGTGTGCGGCACGTAGACGAAGCACATCCCGGAACCGACCTTGGACTGTGCGACCGCATCCTTCACCTTGTCGGTAATATCGAGAAGCTCGGTGCGAACATGCGTTGTCACGTCGAAACTCGTCATGCGGCCCGAGGAATCTTACCCTCGGCCGCTACCGGTGTCAACCGTCAAGCGGCGGGGACATGCCCGCGAAAGCGGGGACTGTACCGGCGAGCGTCCGACGCGAGCCTCCGAGGGACTGTCCCCAGTTTTCGCCTGGGATCGTGTCCCAAGCCGCTCTTGGGCGCTTTGCTACCGGGCCACGACCAGCCGGGTCGAGTGTGTTGTCGCTCCCGCCTCCAGGCGAAGGAAGTAGACGCCGTTGGCCAGTCGGCGCGTGTCGAGCGAGAGCGTTTGGTTCCCGGTCTTCATACGACCGGAGAACAGACTGGCGTACTTGCGACCGGCCACATCAAATGCCGAGATGCGGACCGGCCCGGCCTGGGTCAGGTTGAAGGACAGTGAGACCATTCGCGACGCGGGATTAGGCTGCACGCGGAACGCGACCGGTGTCGCGGCGTAGTGATGAGAGAGCACTCCGACGACATCCGGGATTGCTGCCGCACGCATGCGCTCGGCGAGGTAGGGGGCCGCCTCGTCGCACGCAAAGGCAATGCCGGCTCCGCCTCCTCCATTGGCTGACAACATACCGCCGGACCAGACCGAGCTCCCGGTGTCCGATGTCACCAAGCGGAACGGGAAAGAATCCAGCAGCCGTCCGGCGGGCGTAATACGGGCCTCACAGAGTTGATACAATCCCCCGCTGTCGGCACGGCAGAGCAACAACGTGAAATCAGTACCGTCGAAGCCCACGTGGGCCTGGCCGCCGAAATACTTATGACTCACGGAGTCGAGGAGCGTGCCACTGGGTGAGACCCGCCAGCATTTGGAGTTATCGTCGTCGACAACGAGATAGACTCCGCTCCCGAAAGCCAGCTCCGGTGTGCTTCCGCCATGACCAATCGTGATGTCGGAGGTATCCAACAGTGTGCCGTTCGTCCGGGCGCGGGCGCAACGGTACACGATATCGCCATCGCATCGTGCGACGAGGAAGTTGGCGCCGTCGAATGCGACTCGGGGACGTACGGGTTGCCCTACCTGTCTCACCATGAGCTGCAGCGATGCCGAGTCCAGAATGGCCCCCGCGGGTGTGATTCGACATCCGCGAATGCCTTTCGTGGAACCACTCTCGGCCCACACAACCAGAAAGGATGAGTCGCCGAACGCGACGTCGGGCGGGTCCAATGTCTTGCCAGAGTCCGGCATCCGCAGCGGCTCGCTGTCCAGTAGGACGCCGGCAGGGCTGATTCTTCTCGCCCACGTTGCGGCGGAATCGACCCACGTCACCATGTAGCATCCACCTCCGAATGCTACCGCCGGCCAGGCATAAGGCGCATGTTCTTTCGGGCCGGCTACGCAGATCGGGTAAGCGTCGAGCAGCGCGCCCTCGATGTTGAATCTTGACGCACAGAGCGAGAATTTCCTTGCCCACGTGGAATCGCGCGACTGTTCCAACCAAGTGGCGAGAAAATTCGCGCCATCCGAGGCTAAATCGCCGCAGTTTTGGATGCTGGCGCTGTAGGACAGGATTCGCGGAACCGAATCCTCAAGACTTCCGTCTATGCCCACCCTGCGGGCGAGCGCCTGGCGATTGTCTTCGGAGTTCTCCCCACGGATGAGTCGCTGCGCCCAAATCACAAAGTAGCCATTGCCGCACGGGGCAGCCGTGGGATCCCCGGGTGCGTCACCCCATCCGTCATATCCCGCGGCAGAGATCTTCACCGGCACTGAATCCAGACGGTTCATCGCCGCGTCCATCCGGACCCCGACGAGAGTCAGGCTGTCGAGGTCCCAGACGGAGTCACGCCTGAAAAGGAACAGCGTCGTGTCTCCATTTGACGCTGCCGACGTCCCACCATGTGCATACGTCCCGATCAGGACTCCACCGTCATCCAGAACCACACCGCTGTCGGTGACGCGTGAGCCTCTGATGTCATTGCCGCTGTCGTTCCACGCAACTATGAAGTTGTTCCGGTCATGGGTGACGGATGGACTGGATGCGCTGACGCCATGCCTGATAGGGAACCCGGTTGAATCATCTATGGTTCCGTCCGGAAAGACGAAGTTGCCGCTGACGCCGATTGTGTACCAGTCGTTCCAAACCGCAAGATATCTGTCCTGATGGAAGCATAGTGCTATATCTGCCTGCCTGCCATGCTGCAGCGGCGCCACAAGACGAGGCGGACTATCCAGGACGACGCCCTGCTGCGATACCCGGCAGAAGAAGGCCGTCTTGCCGAATGTGTCAGGGTACGCAATCCAGGTCACGAGAAAGTTGGTGCCGTCGAAGCCGACTGCCGCTTTCAAACCTTGGGGATGCCCATTCTGGAGCACTGCCCGTGCCGTTATGCGACCATCCGAGTCCACCAGTGCGCATCCGACCACGTTGGTTTCGGCCCACGCCACCAGGAAGTTATGCTCACCCCATGCCACTGCCGGCGAGCCGTATCCGCCGATGGCAATCTGAGAAGAGTCCACGAGTTCGCCATTACCGTTCAGTCGTACCGCTCGCGTTCCTTCCGCATCCCACACCACCAGTCCCACATCGGGGCCGAATGCTACGTGCGTGCCCATGACGTCGTGGAATCCCGGTATAAGTGCGCGCGTAGTGTCGAGCATGAACGACGGGAATGGCTGGCTCAGGGCGGCTGAGCCGGGGATGAGCAGGCAGAGGAGCAAGACCAAGGCAGGCGCTGCGGCCTGCGCAGAGCAGAGCGAACCGTTGCGGTTCTTCATTTCTACCTCCCGCGCCGGACGTATCCGGCGGCTTCCGACAGGTGCCTTCGCCATCAAATATAGACCGTCAAGGGAGCTTGTCAACAGAGACCGTGAACCCCGGAACCGAGATAGATGTGGAAGGAGAGGCGGACCGGACGCGGAGACTATCCACAGATTACACCGATTACACAGATTCTCTCTGAGGTACGGACCGGAGGCGAAGGTTAACCGCAGATGACGCAGATTGCGCAGATGCTGGAGGAGGGGCGGACCGGACGGGAAGACTATCCACAGATTACGCCGATTACACAGATTCTCTCTGAGGTACGGACCGGAGGCGGAGGTTAACCGCAGATGACGCAGATTGCGCAGATGTTGGAGGAGGGGCGGGCCGGACGGGAAGACCACCCGCAGATTACGTAGATTACACAGATGCTGTCAGAGGTGCGGACCGGAGGCGGAGGTTAACCGCAGATGACGCAGATTACGCAGACGTTGGAGGAGGGGCGGACCGAACGGGAAGACTATCCGCAGATTACGCAGATTACACAGATGTCCCGGACTGGAGACTGACCACAGATGAACACTCATGGACACCGATGTGAGGAATCGGCCCGATCATCCGTGTTTATCCGTGGTTGACCATT
This window of the bacterium genome carries:
- a CDS encoding T9SS type A sorting domain-containing protein, which translates into the protein MKNRNGSLCSAQAAAPALVLLLCLLIPGSAALSQPFPSFMLDTTRALIPGFHDVMGTHVAFGPDVGLVVWDAEGTRAVRLNGNGELVDSSQIAIGGYGSPAVAWGEHNFLVAWAETNVVGCALVDSDGRITARAVLQNGHPQGLKAAVGFDGTNFLVTWIAYPDTFGKTAFFCRVSQQGVVLDSPPRLVAPLQHGRQADIALCFHQDRYLAVWNDWYTIGVSGNFVFPDGTIDDSTGFPIRHGVSASSPSVTHDRNNFIVAWNDSGNDIRGSRVTDSGVVLDDGGVLIGTYAHGGTSAASNGDTTLFLFRRDSVWDLDSLTLVGVRMDAAMNRLDSVPVKISAAGYDGWGDAPGDPTAAPCGNGYFVIWAQRLIRGENSEDNRQALARRVGIDGSLEDSVPRILSYSASIQNCGDLASDGANFLATWLEQSRDSTWARKFSLCASRFNIEGALLDAYPICVAGPKEHAPYAWPAVAFGGGCYMVTWVDSAATWARRISPAGVLLDSEPLRMPDSGKTLDPPDVAFGDSSFLVVWAESGSTKGIRGCRITPAGAILDSASLQLMVRQVGQPVRPRVAFDGANFLVARCDGDIVYRCARARTNGTLLDTSDITIGHGGSTPELAFGSGVYLVVDDDNSKCWRVSPSGTLLDSVSHKYFGGQAHVGFDGTDFTLLLCRADSGGLYQLCEARITPAGRLLDSFPFRLVTSDTGSSVWSGGMLSANGGGGAGIAFACDEAAPYLAERMRAAAIPDVVGVLSHHYAATPVAFRVQPNPASRMVSLSFNLTQAGPVRISAFDVAGRKYASLFSGRMKTGNQTLSLDTRRLANGVYFLRLEAGATTHSTRLVVAR
- a CDS encoding alanine--glyoxylate aminotransferase family protein is translated as MAHKKLFVPGPTEVREEVLKAQGQWMIPHRSKDFGELNKRCVDKSKQILNTKNYVFWFTSSGTGCMEGALRNVVTGKILHTVNGAFSDRWFKISKACGKQAGSIAVEWGKAIKPEMVDAELAKGGYQAITITENETSTGVRNPIEDIAKLVRTKYPDVLILVDAVSGLMGDWFDIDALGLDIVVASSQKAVALPPGLAISIVSQRALDKCRTVTDRGYYFDYDAMLKRYEKDFQTPTTPAVSLFWALDVELEHIVKEGMQNRYQRHLEMAKFTREWANKYFKVYPEPGYESVTLTTVANTRNIVVKDLNGELGKRGMQISNGYGDIKEKTFRIAHMGDLTMADMKEVTAAIVDVLKL
- a CDS encoding secondary thiamine-phosphate synthase enzyme YjbQ → MTSFDVTTHVRTELLDITDKVKDAVAQSKVGSGMCFVYVPHTTAGVTVNESYDSDVASDITEALSKLVPHRAGYAHSEGNSDAHIKAAMVGSCQAIPVEEGRLALGRWQGVFFCEFDGPRQRRVQVQVIGK